TTGTGGCTCGATTTTATTTGTCCCTGTCATTTCAAGCATACGAGTGCTGCACTTGACTGTCGAAACCCCCTGTCGTACCATCGAACCACCAATGCAGCTGCTGGAGTCGGGTAATTGTCTTTGAAAGCGATATCATTATATTTTGCGGTCCGTGATTAataaacatacaaaaaaaacgtATACTATTCATAATGAACATTACGAACTAAGGGTACAGCATGGAAGAACGCTTGTCGTGTCGAATGGATCCAcccaaaaacccaaaaaaaccacacacaaaaaaaaattaaagaacAAAAGGGCGTGTCGGATCAGGTCAGCGTAACAATGGCTATGAGGCCGGCCACGCCGAGATCCTTGTCCAGAATGGTCAGCTCGAGTAAGTAGTCCCCCTTGGGGGCATCATCGGGCAGGAACTCGGTCTCCAGCTCGTAGTTGTCGATCTTGTACTGGCCCTTTGGGAAGGGACAGTCACCCTGCTCGGGCATGTTGGAGGCCTTTTGCAGATACGGATAGGTGTCCTCGTCCTCGTTGATGAACTGGCAGAAGGGCTTCTTCACGTTCATCACCAGGGGACCCTTCTGGCCGGCATTCGAGTCGTAGACGAACACCCGCAGCATTATCTGGGTGGAATTTTCAGGAGAAAGATGAGCGACCATTTCGGGTACTATTCGGATGACACCACTCCACTCACCCCTTGCTCGTCGCCCATGTTCAGCTTGAACTCAAAGTCGCCGGCGAGGGC
The Drosophila miranda strain MSH22 chromosome XL, D.miranda_PacBio2.1, whole genome shotgun sequence genome window above contains:
- the LOC108151562 gene encoding uncharacterized protein LOC108151562; translated protein: MKSFCSLWPFALLLAIHVCRAEKPYNVELNSFDQNKDYETDGKWVDWGTLRMKKVARNKFALAGDFEFKLNMGDEQGIMLRVFVYDSNAGQKGPLVMNVKKPFCQFINEDEDTYPYLQKASNMPEQGDCPFPKGQYKIDNYELETEFLPDDAPKGDYLLELTILDKDLGVAGLIAIVTLT